The following proteins are encoded in a genomic region of Silene latifolia isolate original U9 population unplaced genomic scaffold, ASM4854445v1 scaffold_79, whole genome shotgun sequence:
- the LOC141640426 gene encoding F-box/LRR-repeat protein At3g59200-like, with translation MIRSTKRRKVSEIRDEGSLDRISSLPDELLGHILSFLPTLTALQTSLLSTRWRYLFTLTTSLSFDDREYYELSSHGNETLNTGFEMFVSGVLVLHRVTSIQKFSLKLKRDREYASSHLLLWISAAILKGVRHLDLYIFYQQISLPNCILSSQTLVSLEIHSVRHKVDLKVPSLVSLPSLRFLKLIQVTFMNAESVKRFCVGCSRLKELVLIDCGLGRDHVRISTLALEELTVYFCRGHVEFDAPNLASLSYLKN, from the coding sequence ATGATTCGTTCTACAAAGCGTCGTAAAGTTTCGGAAATAAGAGATGAAGGTAGTTTGGACAGGATTAGTAGCTTACCTGATGAGTTACTTGGTCACATTCTTTCATTCCTCCCAACATTGACTGCACTGCAGACGAGTTTGTTGTCAACTAGATGGCGGTATCTTTTCACATTAACAACTAGCCTTTCTTTTGACGATCGAGAATATTATGAGCTAAGCTCACATGGAAATGAAACTCTCAATACGGGTTTTGAGATGTTTGTTTCTGGAGTACTCGTGTTGCATAGAGTAACATCAATTCAGAAGTTCAGTCTGAAACTTAAACGCGACCGCGAATATGCTAGTTCACATCTCCTTTTGTGGATTAGTGCTGCAATACTAAAGGGAGTTCGGCATCTAGATCTGTACATTTTTTACCAACAAATCTCTTTGCCTAACTGTATCCTCAGTTCTCAAACTTTGGTGTCACTAGAAATTCACTCGGTTAGACACAAAGTGGACTTGAAAGTCCCTAGCTTAGTCTCCTTGCCAAGCCTCAGGTTTCTTAAACTCATCCAAGTAACATTCATGAACGCAGAGTCCGTTAAAAGGTTTTGTGTTGGTTGTTCACGGCTGAAAGAGTTGGTTCTTATCGACTGTGGATTGGGTAGAGATCATGTTCGCATTTCTACTTTAGCACTTGAAGAACTGACGGTATACTTCTGTCGAGGTCATGTCGAGTTTGATGCCCCTAATTTGGCAAGTTTATCATACTTGAAGAACTGA